The sequence below is a genomic window from Desulfobacterales bacterium.
TCGCTATAAATGGCTTAAGGAAAAACTTAATTTTGATGAATCTCTAATTAACATCCCTCCATGTGAAAGAATCAAAGATCTGAATCCAACCGGAGCAACTATAATTTTTCCAACATATTACATGAATAATCCTGCTTCAATGTTTGGACATACTTTTCTAAACATTGATTTGCAATATGATAACAAACTTCTATCTAATGCTGTTAATTATTCAGCTTTTACTCAAGACACAAACGGATTGATATTTACGTTTAAAGGCCTTTCTGGATTCTATAAAGGTTATTATAGCGTTTTTCCATATTATAAAATGATTCAAAAGTATAGCGATATCAATCAAAGGGATATTTGGGAATACAAATTAAATCTAACAGAGTCTGAGTTATATAAAATGATTTATCATATTAAGGAGCTTGAAAAAATTTATTCCTATTACTATTTCTTCGATGAAAATTGCTCTTATAACATACTTTATCTAATTGAAGCTGCAAGGCCTTCTGTAAGCCTTACAGACAGATTCAATTTTCTTGTTCTTCCCATAGACACAGTAAAAATAATGTTAGAAGAAGGCATGATAGATTCTGTTGATTTTAGACCTTCCAAAACAAGCAAGATTAAACATAAAATTTCCCTTTTAAATAAATATAGCCAAATAAAAGCTCTCAACATAATAAAAAGAATTGATGCTCCGAATAAGATTATTGACGCTGAAATGGAAAATCAGGAAAAAATTAAAATATTAGATACAGTTATAGATTATATCCAATTTCAATATGCAAAAAAGAAGATGAATATAGACGAATATAAAAATATAATTTTAGAAGCCTTAAGTGCTAGAAGCAAGCTTGGAAAATTAGAGGATAATACTTTATACAATGTTCCTGTTCCAAAACACCCAGAACAAGTTCATGACTTGAGTAGAATTAATATTGCTTTTGGGTTAAACCGTTTCAATAATAAAAATTTGTATTTTCAGGAAATAGGCTATAGGCCTTCTTTAAACGATTTATTAGACACGGACTATGACTCATGGAGTGGAACCCAAATAGAATTTTTTAATACTGTATTAAGATATAATTATTCGGAAGAAACTTTAAAAATAAAAAATTTTGATTTTTTTAATATAATTTCCATTTCACCAATGGATAAATTCTTCAAGCCTTTTTGCTGGAAAGCAAATACAGGCTTTAGTGAAAAAATAGTATCCAATGGTAATTTTGCACTAATTTATAGGCTAAATACTGGTGCCGGAATATCTAATTACAGTAAAGCCATTGGATTAGCTTATTTATTTCTTGAGCCTGAACTCAATATGGGCGGAGCTTTAAAAGATAATTATTCCATTGGAGGCGGAATATCTGCCGGAATATTAAAAGAAATAACTCCCCATTGGAAAATACATTTAAGCGGTAAAACTTTTTACTTTGGTTTTCGTGAAAATTATAATGAATCAGAAATTAAATTAGGTCAAAGCGTAAAATTAAGCAAAAATAATGGCCTTGAACTTAATTTCATTTGGAATAAACAATTTTCTTTTGATATGTTTGAAACAAAATTAGCTTGGAATATATTTTTTTAATTATGGTATTCTTAAATATCTCGTATTTGAAAGAATCATTTCAAAAATAAAAATAAAAAAAGCTGCTACTACAAAATACAAATAACAATCCTTATATTCATTAAATGTTTCTACTATAATTTCAGTTTTTTCAAATGCGTCTATCTGCTTATAAATTTCTTCAAGCTTAATTGTATCGTCAGCCTTAAAATAAAGCCCATCTGTTATTTGGGATATTTTTTGCAAAGCAGGCTCGTCAATATTAACTTCGTGATATACATATTTTTGGCCATAAACAGGGTCATTAACTAAAAAAGGCGCTTTGCCAATTTTCCCAACTCCTATGGTATATATTTTTACACCCCTTTTCTTTGCAAGCAATGCTCCATCTTCAGGAGAAAGCTCTCCAGCGTTATTTTCTCCATCCGTAAGCAATACTATAATATTTGACTTGCTTTTTACACTATCGAGCCGTTTTAAAGATATTCCAATTGCATCTCCGATCGCTGTAAGCTTTCCAACAAAATTAGCATCAATGTTATCAAGCGCATGAGAAATAGATTCATAATTTGTCGTCAAGGGTATTCGTGTATATGCTGACGATGAAAAAAACACTAAACCTATCCTATCTCCTTTTCTTTTTGATACAAAATCTTTTATTACCTCCTTGGTAGCATAAAGCCTTTCAACTGTTTTTCCATTCTTTTTAAAATCAAGAGCCTGCATACTTTCAGATATATCAACCGCAAGAACTATGTTTATGCCTCCACTTGAAATAAATTCATGTTTTTTTATAAACTGAGGTCTTGCAAGAGATATAATTACTAATAAAATTCCTAAAACTTTAAAAAAGTAAGGAATCCATAATGTTTTTATAAAAAAGGATGATTTAATGTTTAAAACAGACTTTAAAGATGAAGAATAAAAAAATGGATTTATTTTGTTAAAATGATAAAGCAGGAACGGAATAATCAAAATTAATAAAAAAAAATATGGGGATTTAAAAATAAGCATTTTATTCATCCAATTTGCTTCTAAACAATCAATTTATTGTAACGCGTAATGGTGAGCTTATTATTCTATCCTCTATAAGTTTCAATAAGATTATAATTTTTAAAGCCGCCTATTTGTTTTCCGTTAAGGAGCTTACGCTCAATAAAAGTTAATATTCTATATTTAAGCTTTTCATGCTTATGGAGTTCATAACTTGGAGTATTTCCATAATTAAGTTTATGGCTCCAGTCAAATTTTTTAATCCAATCTTGTAATACTGCAGGGTGAGTATCGTTAAATTTACCTAAAATATCAAGCCTTCCATAATCGAATTCGTTAGGAATTCCGATATATTTCTCGTCTATTTTCTTTTTACCATGATGAATTGTATCAAGGGCTTTACCTTTAGCTCTCATTAGTTGAGGTGGCCTTACCCATCCATAATGATAAACATAAGCATCAATTAAGACAACATTAAGTTTTTTGGTTCCTTCTTTTATGCGGTAATTTAAGCTGTCAAAAATAGGTATGCGCCTAAACGATTGAGCTGATTCCCATGAATGTATTTCAGGATCCTTTCTAATTATCCTAATTTCATAAGGGTACCATCCGTGAGAAATATGATAATGATCATAATCTCCCCAAAAATGTTTATATTTAAATAAAAAGCCTTCTACTCTTTTATCATTTTTATAGTGTTCACAAGCTTTTTTTATAGTTGGTAAATATTTTTCATGGATAACTTCATCAGCTTGCAGATAAAGAAGCCAATCACCTGAGCAAGCATTTTTTGCAATATCGGTTTGGTGAGCGTTTTCCATTCCCCGTGGATATTTAGAAATATCCCAAACTGTATCTATTATTTTAATCTTATCAGATGAAATGCTTTCCACAATTTTTCTTGTATTATCGTTACTATCGCAATCTCCGATAGCAACGACAAATTCATCCACAATTGGAAGAGCACATTCTATAACATGCTTAATAGGATAATATAATTTATCAGCATTTTTAGCCATTGAAAAACCGCTAATTTTCATAATATTATTAGCCTTTCTTATTAAAATTTAGTTAAACTATTTTCAAGAACTACTATAAAAGGAATAACATGAAGGTCTTTAGAAACCTGTATAGTGTTTTCAATCTGTATGGAATTGCATCTAAATTTTTTCTCTAATAAATTTTCAATTTCATTTACAATCCCTTTAATATTAATGACTGGATGTTTTTCAAATACTTTTGGTAACCCGTAAGTAAGGCTACATACTAAACATTTTCCTTGTCTTCTTGTTAAATGAAATTCAAAATGCAATTTATTGTCTCTATATTCTTTAAAATAAAGATTTATATTATAAGCGCCTTCCTCAGAATCACCAAACAAGGCATGAAAAAATTGATCTGTTTTTTCAATTGGAAATAACCTATTGAGCATATCATTAGAAAATAAACTTGAAAAATTATATTGAGACATAATAAGAATAAATCCTTTAATCCTTTAATTATTTAATTCTAATTAATAGCTGGGTGATATTCTGGAACAATTTTTTGTAATAAAGAACGGATATTTTCTTCATCTTGTTCTTGTGCAAATAAAGCTAACTTGTCTATATCTCCGTTTAAAGAATTAATACAGTATTCTGTTCCCTTCAAAACCATTATTTTTTCATGATTTGTTGGAACAATACCTTCTCCTTCTGTAATTAATTCTTCATATAATTTCTCTCCTGGTCGCATACCAACATATTTAATTTTTATGTCAACATCAGGTTCAAAACCAGATAATCGTATAAGATCTCGAGCCATATTATCTATTTTTATAGGAGTACCCATCTCTAATATAAAAATTTCTCCCCCATTGCCCATTGCTCCAGTTTGCAAGATAAGCTGAGACGCTTCCGGAATAGTCATAAAATAACGGGTGACTTCTGGATGAGTTACTGTGAGAGGGCCTCCTTTTTCTATTTGCTTTTTAAAAAGAGGAATTACACTTCCGCAGCTTCCTATTACATTTCCAAAACGGACAGTCATGAATTTTGTTTTACACTCACTATCACAGTTTTGATTTTGAACCATTATTTCAGCAACTCTTTTTGTAGCTCCCATGACATTAGCGGGTCTTACTGCTTTATCAGTGGATACAAAAACAAAACGATCCACCTCAATTTTTTTTGCGGCCTCAATTAAATTCAAACTTCCTAAAACATTAGTCTTTATAGCCTTCCATGGATATCTTTCCATCATTGGAACATGCTTATAAGCCGCGGCATGAAAAATAGTAGTTGGCTTAAATGCATAAAAAGCTTTTTCTACTTCAATCTTATCTTGAATATCAGCTAAATACGGAACTACTTTTACGGTTGGAAACGTATGCTTAAGCTCAATATCTAATTCATATAAAGGCGATTCTGCACGCTCATATAAAATTATTATTTTAGGATTAAATCGACATATTTGACGGCAAAGCTCAGAACCGATAGAGCCTCCAGCTCCTGTTACAAGAATTACTTGATTTTTTATATAATCTACTATCATTTCTTCATCAAGCTTAACTACTTCTCTTCCTAAAAGATCCCTATAATCAACATTCCTTATAGCTTTTACAGTAACATTCCCATTTATTAATTCACCAATCCCTGGAATAGTTTTAAATTCAATTCCGCTTTCTTCGCAGTGTTTTACAACATTTCTCATTTGGTTAGAACTCGCGGATGGAATAGCTATCAATGCTTCATGGGCATTAAATTTTTTTATAGCAAATTTAATATTTGCAACGTCATTTACAATAGGTACTCCATGTATTTTTTTTCCTTTTTTATCAGGATCATCATCTAAAAAACCAACTATATCATATTTTAACCTTGAATTATTCCTAATTTCCCTAAATATTTTCTCTCCACAATCTCCAGCGCCTATAATAAGCAAATTTTTTATTCCAATTTTTTTCTTTTTTGATATATTAAAAAAATCGTAAGCATTATTATATCTATCTCCTTTTATATGCTCATAATAAAATCTAACCCCTAACCTAAGTCCTGAAATTGATAAAACAGTTAAACATAAATCAATAAGAAATACGGATTTAGAAAATCCATAAACGCTATGTCTAAATAAAACATAACTAAAAATAATAAATGTGCTAGTAGATGATGCTTTAATTATGTTTATTAAATCAGAAAGACTTGTATATCTCCACATTCCCCTATAAAGATCAAAATAAAAAAATGATATAATTTTACCTATCAAAATTACAGGAATCATTTGCCTTATAGACAGAATAACCTGGGGAGGGATATTAAAATCAAATCTAATCATATAAGAAACATAAAAAGAAAGAATCACTAAAAAAATATCAATGGAAAAGAATATAAAAAAATTTTTTCTAAATACTATATTTTTCATAAATTAAATCTCCAAACCAAATTTTAATCCATTTAGGAGGAAAGGACATTAATCATTAATATTATTATTCATTTAACAAAAAAACAATTAGAGTCAATAAAAATCATCATTATAGGAATTATAATATGTAATGAGCCTATGCTCCAAATAAAAAATACTAATTTTCATAAATTATATATACCTTAATGTGGATATTTAGTGGATAAAACATACTTAAGATACACAATTGAGGGTGAAAGCTTTGCATATTACTTTAAGAAGAAAAAAAAATGATTTTTTTACTAAATTATCTTTGAAAAAAGATATAAAATCGATTACACATTTAACAAACACCTTTTTAGTTGTCAATGATTTGATTGACAATTGAAGATTTCAAATGTTAAGCTTTATAAACTAAAACTGAAATATAAGCAAAAAGATAATGTCTTTGAAGAAACTATCAAAAAAACTCACAATTAAAAATCCCTTAGGTATTCACCTTGTACCTGCAACAAAGATTGCTACTATTGCAAAAAATGCTGAAAATAAAGTTTGGCTTATCAAAAATAATGTACAAGTTGATGCTTCAAAAGTATTAGATATTTTAGCTTTAATTTGTGAACAACATACAGAAATAAGTATAAAAATTGAGCATTATTCTGATAGTAAAATATTATATAAATTGATTGAATTAATTGAAAACGGTTTTGGGGAATTAGATGTACCTTCAAAAGGAGATACAAAAAGAAATTAGATTAAAAGGTATAACAGGATCGCCTGGTTACTGTGTTGGCGAAAGTTATATTTTAGATAAAGAACATATAGAGCTTATTGATCAGTATTACATTGAAGACAATAAAGTTAATAGTGAGCTTAATCGGTTTAACTATGCTGTCCAAAGAGCTAAGAACGAGCTTAAAACTATTATTCAAAATATAACTGAAGAATTAAAAGAACACATATCTATTTTAGAAGGACATATATTACTTTTACATGATAAAATGCTGTACGGCAGAGTTATCGACTTAATTGAAAAAGAAAAAATAAATGCGGAATGGGCTTTAAAAAAAGTCTTATCTGAAATCAAATCAAATTTTTCTTCTATGGCTGATCTTTATTTGCAGGGAAGGCTAAATGATATACTTCACGTAACTGGCAGAATAATTAGGAATTTGTCAGGAGCTGAAGAAGTAAATATATCTAAAATTGATAAGAAAGTTATCTTAATAGCTAACGATCTTTCTCCAGCTGAAACATGCCAAATGAAATTAAGTAAAATAATAGGGTTTGTCATTAATAGAGGAGGTAAGGCATCACATACAAGTATTGTTGCTAAAACACTTGGTATTCCTTCTGTTTTAGGTTTAGGAAATATTACTGATTTAATTGGTAATGACGACCTTGTTATTGTTGATGGATTCGATGGAATAGTAATAATAAATCCATCAGAAGAGACTGTTACAGCGTATAGAAAAAAAATAAAAGAATATGACGATTATAAAATATCAATAACTAAAGGCAGTAAGATTCCAGCTGAAACCTTAGACGGCATTAAAATAAGAATTATGGGAAATATTGAGTTGCCAGAAGAAGTCTCATCTGTTAAAAATTATGGTGGCGATGGCATAGGATTAGTACGAACTGAATTTGCATATTTACGGAGAGATACATTTCCTACTGAAGAAGAGCTTTTTAAGGAATATAAAGATATTGCTGAAGCGATGTTCCCTTTTCCAGTTTATATAAGAACCCTTGATATAAATGGAGAAAAAGAAATACCATATATTTCGGGAACAAAAGAAGGTAATCCAGCCCTAGGCCTTAGGGCTATTAGATTTTGTTTAAAAAGAAAAGATATATTTAAAACCCAGCTAAGAGCTATTTTAAGAGCTTCTTTTTTTGGAAATATTAGTATCATATTTCCAATGATTTCAAGTTATGAAGAACTATTTGAAGCAAAAAAAATTTTAAATGACGCATCAAAATCCTTGCAAACCCAACAAATACCTCATAATCAAAAGATTAAAATTGGCATAATGATTGAGGTTCCTTCTGCGGCCATACTTGCTGAATCAATGATACATTTAATTGATTTTTTTAGTATAGGAACTAATGACCTTACACAATATACCCTCGCAATAGATCGATCAAATACAGAAGTTGCTTATATTTTTCATCCTTTACACCCTGCAGTTATTCGAATGGTTAAACATGTTGTGGATGTAGCCAAAAAATATGGAAAACCCGTATCCATGTGCGGAGAAATGGCGGGAGACATAATGTATCTTCCTGTTTTGCTTGGGCTTGGAATAGATGAACTTAGTATGTCTCCCCAATCAATTCCTGATGTAAAAAAAGCTATACAGCAAATCAATACTTGTGATTTAAGTCCTTTAGTTAAAGAAATTTTCAAATTAAATACAACCAATGAAATAATAAATTTTTTAAGTAATAACACTCAAAAATTATCTAACTCAAAATAAAAATGGAGTGGTCTGTTGGCTATAAAAATTGATAAGATAATATCTATAAATAAAAAAGCTAAGTTTAATTATCTCATCGAAGATGAATTAGAAGTTGGCATTGTTCTCGCTGGAACAGAAGTAAAATCCATACGAGAAGGAAAAATAAATTTAAAAGACTCTTATGCTCGAATAAAAAATAACGAAGTTTATCTTTATCAAATGCATGTATCACCTTATTCTCATGCATATTATGAAAATCATGACCCCTTAAAGATAAGAAAACTTCTTTTAAACAAATTTGAAATTAAGCGTCTTTCAAGTAAAGTAACTGAAAAAGGCTATGCTCTTATACCTTTAAATATTTATTTTAGAAATGGAAAAGTAAAACTTACTTTAGGCCTTGCTAAAGGTAAGCGTCTCCACGATAAAAGAGAAACTTTAAGAAAAAAAGATGCCCAAAGAGAACTTGATAGAGCAAAAAAAGATAATAAATAAAGGCATTCTTCATAATGCAAGAAACGTTAGTTAACAATTTCAAAAAAACACAATCTTTCATTCTGTATTCTGCTTTTGGATGAATACAGAATGAATAATATAAAACAAGGTGAAAAATGCAAGCTTTAGATGGAATAACTGTTATTGATTTATCAAGGCTCTTGCCTGGTCCTTTTTGTTCAATGATACTTGCAGATCATGGGGCAAGAGTTATTGCTATTGAAGATAAAAAATTTTTAGCTGATGGACTTTTTATTTCGAACATTAATAGAAATAAAGAAAGTATTTCGCTTAATTTAAAAACTGCAGAAGGAAAAGAAATATTTTTTAAACTTATAGAAAAAGCAGATGTCATCTTAGAAGGATTTAGACCTGACGTAGTAAAAAAACTTGGAGTTGATTATGACTCTATAAAACAAATTAATCCTAAAATTATATATTGTTCTATAAGTGGATATGGTCAAAACGGGCCATTAAAAGATTCTGCCGGTCATGATATCAATTATTTAAGCAAATCAGGAATACTCAATCTCATCGGAGAAAAAGATAAACCTCCTTCAATTCCAGGTGTCCAATTCGCTGATATTGCTGGAGGTTCAATGAACGCTGCAATAGGAATACTCCTCGCTCTTTACAATCGTGAAAAAACTGGAAAAGGCCAATACATCGATATATCCATGACAGATGGTATGCTTTCTTTTCAAGCGATCCCCCTTTATATGTATCTTCTTACAGGTTCTCCCCAAGAACGTTCAAACAGTTTACTTTCCCATAGATACGCTTTTTATAATACCTATGAAACAGCAGACGGGAAATACATATCTATTGGAGCATTGGAGCATAGATTCTGGAAAAACTTATGTGAACATTTAAAAGTACCTGAATATATAAAACTACAATATGATGAAGAAAAAAAAGAAGAAATAATTAATTTTTTTAGAACCCTCTTTAAAAAGAAAAATCTTGCTGAATGGGAAAAAGAACTTTCAGACAAAGATGTTTGCTTTGCTGCAGTAAAAAATTTTGAAGAGATATTAAATGATCCCCTTTTTATCGAAAGAAAAATGATAACGTCAATTAAAGATAAAAAAGGCCAAAATATACCTACTATAGGTATCCCTATAAAATTAAGTGAAACACCTGGAAGTATAAGAACTCCTCCCGATACTTTTGGAGAAAGCACTGAAAACATATTAAAAGAGTTAGGATATTCTGAAAATAACATAAAAAACCTATACAAAAATAGTGTTATTTAATTTAACTATTATATTAAGGAGCAATTAAATGCCAAGAAGAATACCAGATGTAAAGCCAGAAGTTATAGTAAAAAAAAAAAAACAAGAAATACCCTCACCTCAATATGAAAATCAACCCCAAGAACAACCTCAACAATATCAACAAAAAAATCAGCAACAAGATTTCAAAAAAAAAGACACTCCTAAAATAAATTTTTGGGAACAATTTAAAGGTATAGAATTAATTATTCAATTAAAAAGCGGAACTATAATAGAAGGCATTTTTGAAGAAGAAAAAAGCGGTTTCTTAAAAATAGCTAATGCTACTGTAAAAGGGAAAGATAATATGGTTACAGTAGATTGGGTCTGGACAGAAAGAAATGTTGTAGCTCATTTTCATCCAAGAGCTGAAGTGCAAAAAAAAATCTGACCTAATAAATATTATTCAAAAATTTAAAGAGAATGCTTGCAAACTTTTCTTCAATATCGCAAAAGATTTGTATTCAATAAAGATGTTTGTCTCAAAGGAAAAAATAAACGCATGAAAAATTTTTTTGGACCTTCAACTTTAATTTACAGTTTTTAATTCTGAAATACAGTTTAAATATCATGTGTTTTTGAAACTGTTAACTACTTTCCTTGAATTATGTAAGAGTTCTAATTTCTTACACAAAAAAATATAAAAAAGGTTACACTCAATTCATTAGGAGGGGATTCAGTCTATGATAAGGGTGAAAAATTGGAGCTTATTATTTTTCTTAACGATGTATCTTCTGGTATTAACGCCAATAGGAGTATTCGCCGAGGATAATTATGATCAAACAATTGAAAAATGGATCAAAGAATTTCAGCCTTGTGCTCTTACAGAAGAAGAACAACGAGCTGAGCTTCTTTGGTTTCGTAAGATTGCTGAATCTTTCCGTGGAAAAAGTATCAGAACTACAGCCGAAGATATTAAAACCCATTTTTGGGAAAGAGATGTACTTTCTAAAGCTTTTGAAGAAATTACCGGGATTCGTGTTGATCATGTAATTATGCCTGAAGGAGATATAGTACGAACCATTACCGAGCAGATGATGACCGGCAGAGTTATGTTTGATGCGTATGTTAATGATTCTGACCTGAAAGGCACCCATTTAAGACTGAATAAAATCGTTGTTTTAAGCGATTATATGAAAGGGGAAGGAAAGACATATACAGATCCTTATCTTGATTTGGATGATTATCTCAACCTTGAATTTGGTCAAGATTATGATGGGAATCAGTTACAAATAGCGGATCAACAGTTTGCTAATCTTTATTGGTTTAGGTATGATTGGTTTACTGATAAAAAAAATAAGGCTGATTTTAAGGCCAAATATGGTTATGAATTAGGTGTACCAATTAATTGGGCAGCCTATGAGGATATTGCTGAATTTTTTACCGGTCGCAATATGACTAATCCAAATGGTTCAGTAGTTAAAGCTTATGGTCATATGG
It includes:
- a CDS encoding DUF4105 domain-containing protein — its product is MRTLFFYFFIFFYSLSTVLADNNYRDYLIKTANEQKLYNERYWWILLHYKKGTFGIKSQIDDPIFFVSSEGKYNPKAELEATLSSFFEPQKEGEEHPSCKFIARYKWLKEKLNFDESLINIPPCERIKDLNPTGATIIFPTYYMNNPASMFGHTFLNIDLQYDNKLLSNAVNYSAFTQDTNGLIFTFKGLSGFYKGYYSVFPYYKMIQKYSDINQRDIWEYKLNLTESELYKMIYHIKELEKIYSYYYFFDENCSYNILYLIEAARPSVSLTDRFNFLVLPIDTVKIMLEEGMIDSVDFRPSKTSKIKHKISLLNKYSQIKALNIIKRIDAPNKIIDAEMENQEKIKILDTVIDYIQFQYAKKKMNIDEYKNIILEALSARSKLGKLEDNTLYNVPVPKHPEQVHDLSRINIAFGLNRFNNKNLYFQEIGYRPSLNDLLDTDYDSWSGTQIEFFNTVLRYNYSEETLKIKNFDFFNIISISPMDKFFKPFCWKANTGFSEKIVSNGNFALIYRLNTGAGISNYSKAIGLAYLFLEPELNMGGALKDNYSIGGGISAGILKEITPHWKIHLSGKTFYFGFRENYNESEIKLGQSVKLSKNNGLELNFIWNKQFSFDMFETKLAWNIFF
- a CDS encoding VWA domain-containing protein encodes the protein MLIFKSPYFFLLILIIPFLLYHFNKINPFFYSSSLKSVLNIKSSFFIKTLWIPYFFKVLGILLVIISLARPQFIKKHEFISSGGINIVLAVDISESMQALDFKKNGKTVERLYATKEVIKDFVSKRKGDRIGLVFFSSSAYTRIPLTTNYESISHALDNIDANFVGKLTAIGDAIGISLKRLDSVKSKSNIIVLLTDGENNAGELSPEDGALLAKKRGVKIYTIGVGKIGKAPFLVNDPVYGQKYVYHEVNIDEPALQKISQITDGLYFKADDTIKLEEIYKQIDAFEKTEIIVETFNEYKDCYLYFVVAAFFIFIFEMILSNTRYLRIP
- a CDS encoding glycosyltransferase family 2 protein; translated protein: MKISGFSMAKNADKLYYPIKHVIECALPIVDEFVVAIGDCDSNDNTRKIVESISSDKIKIIDTVWDISKYPRGMENAHQTDIAKNACSGDWLLYLQADEVIHEKYLPTIKKACEHYKNDKRVEGFLFKYKHFWGDYDHYHISHGWYPYEIRIIRKDPEIHSWESAQSFRRIPIFDSLNYRIKEGTKKLNVVLIDAYVYHYGWVRPPQLMRAKGKALDTIHHGKKKIDEKYIGIPNEFDYGRLDILGKFNDTHPAVLQDWIKKFDWSHKLNYGNTPSYELHKHEKLKYRILTFIERKLLNGKQIGGFKNYNLIETYRG
- a CDS encoding pancreas/duodenum homeobox protein 1: MSQYNFSSLFSNDMLNRLFPIEKTDQFFHALFGDSEEGAYNINLYFKEYRDNKLHFEFHLTRRQGKCLVCSLTYGLPKVFEKHPVINIKGIVNEIENLLEKKFRCNSIQIENTIQVSKDLHVIPFIVVLENSLTKF
- a CDS encoding polysaccharide biosynthesis protein, which produces MKNIVFRKNFFIFFSIDIFLVILSFYVSYMIRFDFNIPPQVILSIRQMIPVILIGKIISFFYFDLYRGMWRYTSLSDLINIIKASSTSTFIIFSYVLFRHSVYGFSKSVFLIDLCLTVLSISGLRLGVRFYYEHIKGDRYNNAYDFFNISKKKKIGIKNLLIIGAGDCGEKIFREIRNNSRLKYDIVGFLDDDPDKKGKKIHGVPIVNDVANIKFAIKKFNAHEALIAIPSASSNQMRNVVKHCEESGIEFKTIPGIGELINGNVTVKAIRNVDYRDLLGREVVKLDEEMIVDYIKNQVILVTGAGGSIGSELCRQICRFNPKIIILYERAESPLYELDIELKHTFPTVKVVPYLADIQDKIEVEKAFYAFKPTTIFHAAAYKHVPMMERYPWKAIKTNVLGSLNLIEAAKKIEVDRFVFVSTDKAVRPANVMGATKRVAEIMVQNQNCDSECKTKFMTVRFGNVIGSCGSVIPLFKKQIEKGGPLTVTHPEVTRYFMTIPEASQLILQTGAMGNGGEIFILEMGTPIKIDNMARDLIRLSGFEPDVDIKIKYVGMRPGEKLYEELITEGEGIVPTNHEKIMVLKGTEYCINSLNGDIDKLALFAQEQDEENIRSLLQKIVPEYHPAIN
- a CDS encoding HPr family phosphocarrier protein, which encodes MSLKKLSKKLTIKNPLGIHLVPATKIATIAKNAENKVWLIKNNVQVDASKVLDILALICEQHTEISIKIEHYSDSKILYKLIELIENGFGELDVPSKGDTKRN
- the ptsP gene encoding phosphoenolpyruvate--protein phosphotransferase, whose amino-acid sequence is MYLQKEIQKEIRLKGITGSPGYCVGESYILDKEHIELIDQYYIEDNKVNSELNRFNYAVQRAKNELKTIIQNITEELKEHISILEGHILLLHDKMLYGRVIDLIEKEKINAEWALKKVLSEIKSNFSSMADLYLQGRLNDILHVTGRIIRNLSGAEEVNISKIDKKVILIANDLSPAETCQMKLSKIIGFVINRGGKASHTSIVAKTLGIPSVLGLGNITDLIGNDDLVIVDGFDGIVIINPSEETVTAYRKKIKEYDDYKISITKGSKIPAETLDGIKIRIMGNIELPEEVSSVKNYGGDGIGLVRTEFAYLRRDTFPTEEELFKEYKDIAEAMFPFPVYIRTLDINGEKEIPYISGTKEGNPALGLRAIRFCLKRKDIFKTQLRAILRASFFGNISIIFPMISSYEELFEAKKILNDASKSLQTQQIPHNQKIKIGIMIEVPSAAILAESMIHLIDFFSIGTNDLTQYTLAIDRSNTEVAYIFHPLHPAVIRMVKHVVDVAKKYGKPVSMCGEMAGDIMYLPVLLGLGIDELSMSPQSIPDVKKAIQQINTCDLSPLVKEIFKLNTTNEIINFLSNNTQKLSNSK
- the smpB gene encoding SsrA-binding protein SmpB, with protein sequence MAIKIDKIISINKKAKFNYLIEDELEVGIVLAGTEVKSIREGKINLKDSYARIKNNEVYLYQMHVSPYSHAYYENHDPLKIRKLLLNKFEIKRLSSKVTEKGYALIPLNIYFRNGKVKLTLGLAKGKRLHDKRETLRKKDAQRELDRAKKDNK
- a CDS encoding CoA transferase; this encodes MQALDGITVIDLSRLLPGPFCSMILADHGARVIAIEDKKFLADGLFISNINRNKESISLNLKTAEGKEIFFKLIEKADVILEGFRPDVVKKLGVDYDSIKQINPKIIYCSISGYGQNGPLKDSAGHDINYLSKSGILNLIGEKDKPPSIPGVQFADIAGGSMNAAIGILLALYNREKTGKGQYIDISMTDGMLSFQAIPLYMYLLTGSPQERSNSLLSHRYAFYNTYETADGKYISIGALEHRFWKNLCEHLKVPEYIKLQYDEEKKEEIINFFRTLFKKKNLAEWEKELSDKDVCFAAVKNFEEILNDPLFIERKMITSIKDKKGQNIPTIGIPIKLSETPGSIRTPPDTFGESTENILKELGYSENNIKNLYKNSVI